One Triticum dicoccoides isolate Atlit2015 ecotype Zavitan chromosome 4B, WEW_v2.0, whole genome shotgun sequence genomic window carries:
- the LOC119293555 gene encoding 30S ribosomal protein S7, chloroplastic-like encodes MSHRGTAEKRTAKSDPIFRNRLVNMVVNRIPKDGKKSLAYQILYRAVKKIQQKTETNPLLVLRQAIRRVTPNIGVKTRRNKKGSTRKVPIEIGSKQGRALAIRWLLEASQKRPGRNMAFKLSSESVDAAKGSGGAIRKKEATHRMAEANRALAHFR; translated from the coding sequence ATGTCACATCGAGGTACTGCAGAAAAAAGAACTGCAAAATCTGATCCAATTTTTCGTAATCGATTAGTTAACATGGTGGTTAACCGTATTCCGAAAGACGGAAAAAAATCATTGGCTTATCAAATTCTCTATCGAGCCGTGAAAAAGATTCAACAAAAGACAGAAACAAATCCACTATTGGTTTTACGTCAAGCaatacgtagagtaactcccaatatAGGAGTAAAAACAAGACGTAATAAAAAAGGATCGACGCGGAAAGTTCCGATTGAAATAGGATCtaaacaaggaagagcacttgcCATTCGTTGGTTATTAGAAGCATCCCAAAAGCGTCCGGGTCGAAATATGGCTTTCAAATTAAGTTCTGAATCAGTAGATGCTGCCAAAGGGAGTGGGGGTGCCATACGCAAAAAGGAAGCAACTCATAGAATGGCAGAGGCAAATAGAGCTCTTGCACATTTTCGTTAA